TTTCATAAGTGCTTTTACGATATAGGTTTCTTATTAATATATTCATGTTTTTTTGTTCTTAACTTTTATCTACATTTAAATTTAATCTAAAATGATAACATTCCTCTGCTCATTCTCCCAAATTACAGTTTTGCCGCCATGTTCTGCAAGAAATCTTAAAGGAACCACGGTTCTGCCACCAACAATTTTAGCTGGTGCATCTAGCACAACAGTACTTGCTAAAATTCCGTCATCAAAATTATTTACAATTGCGATGTTACTTCCGATTGTTAGTTTAATAACCTTAGCTTCATTGAATAATATAATTTCCTTCGTATCTTCAACCCACTTCACGTTGTAACCGCTATACTCTGCTGCTACCCGAATCGGCACCATAGTTCTCCCCTTTTCTATAAATGGCTCTTGGTCTGAATAAATCCAATAATTTATTCCTTCTCGTTCATCTGACCAAACCAAATGTTTATAGATATTAATATCTCTGCTTGCATAAGGATGAATCAACTCGTAGGATGACGTACTGTTTCCGTAGGTAAGGGTTTCACCAGCAAATCCAGAAATATAATCGTATTCGCAGGGAATTACATAGCTTCCCTTCGGGTCAATTAAGCCACTTTTGCCGTTCTTTATGACATGGGCATACCCACTTAGGAATTCAAGGGCTCTATCATATTGAAACTGGATTACAGTTTCTCCTCTATCATTTAAATATCCCCATTTTCCATTATGCTGCATAGCTATGAGTCCACTGCCATAGCCACTAAAGTTATCGTACTTACAATCTGCAACGATTTTCCCTGTTCTTCCATCGAAAAGACCGTATTTATTATCTTTGCGTATCACGCACACGGTCTCATTAAATTCTCTGCCTAGAGATGTAATCCAATCATATTCTGTAGGAAGGATCACATTACCATTCCAATCTATAACACCATATTTGCCATCTTTTTCAGAAAACAAGTAGGAGAAATTATGTTCTTTATTCACTTGGATATAGGAATATTCAAATTCGCTGATGGGATTAAAATTTTTATCACCTATGGCAAATTCCCAAATTTCATAGGGGTTATCCGGGTCTTCTGAATATGTTCCCGTAAATCTAGACAAAATACTATGTTCTCCATCGTAATAATATACCACCTGTGTATCAGAAGAATAAATTTCTTCGTTTTCTTTCGTTAGAATTTTAGTTTTTATATCGCTATTCTGGTTCAGCAAAAGTATATACTCTCCAGAAATCATCAGATCAAATCCTGAAACAAAAGGAATTATAAATTCTCCTTCTTCATCTATGACACCGACCTGACCGTAGTTGTAGACTCTCCGCATACCATTGTCCCACCCATCAATACCTTCATAGGGCTTATTACTCTCTGCAAAAGAGAAGATTCCTTGGGAAAGTAATAGTGCTAGTATCAATAACCTTTTTATTTTTCGCTTCATATGACATACCTCCTTTACATGAATGGTTTTAATTTATAATATCACCCTTTTATTTCATGTTTGATCTTTCTTTGATGAGTTTTTTTACTTACTTCTATAATTTACTTTAAATCCCTTCTTATTTTTTGTTACAGTTTTATTACTATGGTGATCTTCTATACCCCTGCCTTAAAAATTACATTAGTTGACAATACCATATGTTTTTCATATAATATAGATATCAAATCTATGAAAGGCAGAAGTCCTTAGGACTTTAGATGGTGTTCAATCCAATGAATTCTTCACTAAGATGGATTACATTTGAATCTATGATGACAGCAAAATTACCGGTTTACGGGAGAGGTGCGTCCATTTTTAAGATTCAAGCTGCAAAGATCCTATTAGTGACTAGGGATACATTCTGTCAAGATGAGTGAAAATTATATTCTAATTTTCTATACGGACGATGTACTGAAACCCAAGGCTAATTGGCCTTGGGTTTTTTTATGATCTAACCCAATTCATGAAATGAATGGATGGTAGGTCAAACGCAACGAATGCCAAATTCATCCACCAGAGGGAGAATGAATTTGTGCAATGAGACTGCGAAGTTCCAGTTCAGGATCAGGGAGTGGAGGGCGCGTTGTAGCTATCTACTATATATAAAGCGAGGGACTGACAATGATTGAATGTAATGTATATGGAATTAGCAAAGAATACGGTGTAAATAAAATTTTTGAAAATATTTCCTTTAGTCTAAAAAAAGGCGATCGAATTGGACTCGTTGGACAAAACGGCTGTGGGAAAACGACCTTGATGAAAATATTAATGGATATTGAAGACTATACTTCTGGCAGCATTAGTATTAGAAAAGATGCAAAATTAGGATACCTAGAACAGGTTCCAAATGAATCTCCTGGCGTTAAAACCTATGATGTGCTGATGCATGCCTTTAGAAGAGCTATTGAGATTAAAAATTGTTTTACTAAACTGGAGCATCAACTGAATCATTTAACTGGTCCTGCTCTTGAAAGTGTGATGAAAGAGTA
Above is a genomic segment from Alkaliphilus oremlandii OhILAs containing:
- a CDS encoding stalk domain-containing protein encodes the protein MKRKIKRLLILALLLSQGIFSFAESNKPYEGIDGWDNGMRRVYNYGQVGVIDEEGEFIIPFVSGFDLMISGEYILLLNQNSDIKTKILTKENEEIYSSDTQVVYYYDGEHSILSRFTGTYSEDPDNPYEIWEFAIGDKNFNPISEFEYSYIQVNKEHNFSYLFSEKDGKYGVIDWNGNVILPTEYDWITSLGREFNETVCVIRKDNKYGLFDGRTGKIVADCKYDNFSGYGSGLIAMQHNGKWGYLNDRGETVIQFQYDRALEFLSGYAHVIKNGKSGLIDPKGSYVIPCEYDYISGFAGETLTYGNSTSSYELIHPYASRDINIYKHLVWSDEREGINYWIYSDQEPFIEKGRTMVPIRVAAEYSGYNVKWVEDTKEIILFNEAKVIKLTIGSNIAIVNNFDDGILASTVVLDAPAKIVGGRTVVPLRFLAEHGGKTVIWENEQRNVIILD